One region of Dysidea avara chromosome 1, odDysAvar1.4, whole genome shotgun sequence genomic DNA includes:
- the LOC136239834 gene encoding uncharacterized protein, which translates to MKCDGIISCCALAIVLLSVVTSTNGALPASLDVKTSITTKGDFGVVNESESVAILAIFRANRYTIKRSVKLIDDVLYVETRGTAFRSVNLLNELQYGLLRNVSGYEGIRRFKELGEKFPILETIPSVYTNSANLPWSCVVHPTNPDWKDMKMSLHGFGADISFLQPCSDVPGLCLP; encoded by the exons ATGAAGTGTGACGGGATTATCAGTTGCTGTGCTCTAGCCATTGTACTTCTCTCAGTTGTGACTTCTACAAACG GTGCACTACCAGCTTCACTTGATGTGAAGACCTCCATAACTACTAAAGGAGACTTTGGAGTTGTTAACGAGTCAGAAAGTGTCGCCATCTTAGCCATCTTCAGAGCCAATCGTTATACCATCAAGAGAAGTGTGAAACTCATCGATGATGTACTCTATGTGGAGACCAGAGGAACAGCCTTCAGATCTGTCAACTTGCTTAATGAACTGCAGTATGGTCTACTTCGTAATGTAAGTGGCTATGAAGGCATCAGACGGTTCAAAGAACTTGGAGAAAAGTTCCCTATCTTGGAGACCATCCCCAGTGTCTATACCAATTCTGCTAACCTGCCATGGTCTTGTGTCGTACACCCAACCAACCCAGACTGGAAGGATATGAAGATGTCATTACATGGATTTGGTGCTGATATCTCCTTTCTGCAGCCATGTTCTGATGTACCAGGACTGTGCCTTCCATAG